The proteins below come from a single Solea solea chromosome 6, fSolSol10.1, whole genome shotgun sequence genomic window:
- the LOC131460197 gene encoding transmembrane and death domain protein 1-like isoform X3 gives MKGWKLCLIFIFPLLTSTLGGEDTVAEDIGVHQLERLVEMLTVKECEDLLRTLSHPEENIFHRLERLSPKKNLSALKPRTKRDTSLFVDSEAQCQAALTEWLLQYGDHTYYDRLTRALQHIGRSDIAIEVGKNINQDKVLKLKRYVDGYHKYVSSLNIPSVQVDPKQDAGQKVKKRTVRDLSWRDLDLIVERAPVPPYMKGPMDVFLPVLYGFMMGFTGHMSSWNQSQMALGKRHVTPWMR, from the exons ATGAAAGGCTGGAAACTCTGTCTCATCTTCATCTTTCCACTGCTGACTTCAACTCTTGGAGGAGAGGACACGGTGGCAGAAGACATCGGTGTCCATCAACTGGAGCGATTAGTGGAGATGCTGACGGTAAAGGAGTGCGAAGATCTTCTACGCACTCTCTCCCACCCGGAGGAAAATATATTCCATCGACTTGAACGCCTCTCGccgaaaaaaaatctatcagcTCTTAAGCCCCGCACCAAAAGAGACACATCTTTATTTGTGGACAGTGAGGCTCAGTGTCAGGCAGCCCTCACAGAGTGGCTGCTGCAGTACGGTGACCACACCTACTATGACAGGCTCACACGCGCCTTGCAGCACATTGGCAGAAGTGACATCGCCATTGAAGTGGGGAAGAACATCAATCAGGACAAAGTGTTGAAGCTGAAGCGCTACGTGGACGGTTATCACAAATATGTGAGCTCTTTAAACATCCCGTCAGTACAAGTGGATCCAAAACAAGATGCAGGTCAGAAGGTCAAGAAAAGAACTGTGAGGGATCTGAGTTGGCGTGACCTTGACCTGATTGTGGAGCGAGCGCCTGTTCCCCCGTACATGAAGGGACCCATGGACGTATTTCTGCCAGTCTTGTATGGCTTCATGATGGGCTTCACAG GTCACATGAGcagctggaaccaatcccagatGGCGTTGGGAAAGCGTCATGTCACACCCTGGATGAGATGA
- the LOC131460197 gene encoding transmembrane and death domain protein 1-like isoform X1: protein MKGWKLCLIFIFPLLTSTLGGEDTVAEDIGVHQLERLVEMLTVKECEDLLRTLSHPEENIFHRLERLSPKKNLSALKPRTKRDTSLFVDSEAQCQAALTEWLLQYGDHTYYDRLTRALQHIGRSDIAIEVGKNINQDKVLKLKRYVDGYHKYVSSLNIPSVQVDPKQDAGQKVKKRTVRDLSWRDLDLIVERAPVPPYMKGPMDVFLPVLYGFMMGFTGTLFVGVLIFIIVSRKQLSHQPRVKISSSCRSSWSPPPLLCPPFFFHPDRSRQMLHICESGSVGFFLLLLKGSFSVSTGVCSLCELLGFSSLYNSVNVSVSLCTVP, encoded by the exons ATGAAAGGCTGGAAACTCTGTCTCATCTTCATCTTTCCACTGCTGACTTCAACTCTTGGAGGAGAGGACACGGTGGCAGAAGACATCGGTGTCCATCAACTGGAGCGATTAGTGGAGATGCTGACGGTAAAGGAGTGCGAAGATCTTCTACGCACTCTCTCCCACCCGGAGGAAAATATATTCCATCGACTTGAACGCCTCTCGccgaaaaaaaatctatcagcTCTTAAGCCCCGCACCAAAAGAGACACATCTTTATTTGTGGACAGTGAGGCTCAGTGTCAGGCAGCCCTCACAGAGTGGCTGCTGCAGTACGGTGACCACACCTACTATGACAGGCTCACACGCGCCTTGCAGCACATTGGCAGAAGTGACATCGCCATTGAAGTGGGGAAGAACATCAATCAGGACAAAGTGTTGAAGCTGAAGCGCTACGTGGACGGTTATCACAAATATGTGAGCTCTTTAAACATCCCGTCAGTACAAGTGGATCCAAAACAAGATGCAGGTCAGAAGGTCAAGAAAAGAACTGTGAGGGATCTGAGTTGGCGTGACCTTGACCTGATTGTGGAGCGAGCGCCTGTTCCCCCGTACATGAAGGGACCCATGGACGTATTTCTGCCAGTCTTGTATGGCTTCATGATGGGCTTCACAGGTACTTTGTTTGTAGGTGTCCTTATCTTCATTATTGTCAGCAGAAAACAGCTGAGTCATCAACCGAGGGTCAAGATCAGCTCCAGCTGCAG GAGTTCCTggtctccccctcctctcctctgtcccccatttttctttcaccccgaccggtcgaggcagatgctgcacatttgtgagtctggttctgtcggattttttcttcttctgttaaaagggagtttttctgtctccactggtgtttgttcattgtgtgaattgttgggtttctcttctctataTAATAGTGTAAATGTTTCCGTCtctctatgtacagtgccttga
- the LOC131460197 gene encoding transmembrane and death domain protein 1-like isoform X2, which translates to MKGWKLCLIFIFPLLTSTLGGEDTVAEDIGVHQLERLVEMLTVKECEDLLRTLSHPEENIFHRLERLSPKKNLSALKPRTKRDTSLFVDSEAQCQAALTEWLLQYGDHTYYDRLTRALQHIGRSDIAIEVGKNINQDKVLKLKRYVDGYHKYVSSLNIPSVQVDPKQDAGQKVKKRTVRDLSWRDLDLIVERAPVPPYMKGPMDVFLPVLYGFMMGFTGVPGLPLLSSVPHFSFTPTGRGRCCTFVSLVLSDFFFFC; encoded by the exons ATGAAAGGCTGGAAACTCTGTCTCATCTTCATCTTTCCACTGCTGACTTCAACTCTTGGAGGAGAGGACACGGTGGCAGAAGACATCGGTGTCCATCAACTGGAGCGATTAGTGGAGATGCTGACGGTAAAGGAGTGCGAAGATCTTCTACGCACTCTCTCCCACCCGGAGGAAAATATATTCCATCGACTTGAACGCCTCTCGccgaaaaaaaatctatcagcTCTTAAGCCCCGCACCAAAAGAGACACATCTTTATTTGTGGACAGTGAGGCTCAGTGTCAGGCAGCCCTCACAGAGTGGCTGCTGCAGTACGGTGACCACACCTACTATGACAGGCTCACACGCGCCTTGCAGCACATTGGCAGAAGTGACATCGCCATTGAAGTGGGGAAGAACATCAATCAGGACAAAGTGTTGAAGCTGAAGCGCTACGTGGACGGTTATCACAAATATGTGAGCTCTTTAAACATCCCGTCAGTACAAGTGGATCCAAAACAAGATGCAGGTCAGAAGGTCAAGAAAAGAACTGTGAGGGATCTGAGTTGGCGTGACCTTGACCTGATTGTGGAGCGAGCGCCTGTTCCCCCGTACATGAAGGGACCCATGGACGTATTTCTGCCAGTCTTGTATGGCTTCATGATGGGCTTCACAG GAGTTCCTggtctccccctcctctcctctgtcccccatttttctttcaccccgaccggtcgaggcagatgctgcacatttgtgagtctggttctgtcggattttttcttcttctgttaa